TGTTCCGCGCTATACTCGAGCGCTCAGGTATCGGTCGACAGGACGCCCCGATTTTCCACTATTATCTGGAGCGTCATATTCATCTGGACGAGGGTTCCCACGGTCCCCTGTCCCTGCGGTTGCTCAACGGCCTGTGCCACAGTGATGAAGAACGCAAGGAAGCAGTTGTCGCCGCCCGGGAGGCTGTGCAGGCCCGGCTGGCATTCTGGGATGGCGTCCTGGACGCGTTGGAGGGCGGCGACGCCCGAGCGAGACAGGCGTGAAGGCTGAAATTATTCGATTACAGATGGATTGGCCGGGCTGAAGTGATGGATCAGGAGTCGAACCCAGGGCCTCAGTTCCCGGAAGGGGTTGGATAATCGTCGCCGCTGGTCCGGATCTTATCGAAAAATACCCTTACGAGATCCGAGCGCGTGATCATGCCGACAGGTTCCTGAGCGTCGTTTATAACAATAATGCGCTTGATCCGGTTCTTCTTCATGATATCCAGGGCATCATGCAATGTGTGCTCGGGACGTATGGTGAGGATGTCCGTAGTCATCAATGAAGCCACATTTCCTTCGGGCGATTGAATCTCGGCGTGGTGCGTGAACATGGCCTCGAGCGTTTGCCAGAGATTGTGCGTGGGGTGATGGCTGGGCACGCCGATTGCACGCAACAGATCTGCTTCAGTGATAATTCCGATCAGCTTATTGGTCTGATCGACCACGGGAAGGCCGGAAATCCTCATGGTAACCATTGCATGGGCGGCCGTGGAAAGCGTGGTTTCAGGTCGCACTGTATGCAAGGATGAAGTCATCAGACGTTCAACCAGCAAGGATTCCTTTTCCCTGATGCTTGCATGTATGTGTGCTCGATTAGAGATTTCCATGAGATCGTCCACCGTTACGTCAATGTAGGTTCCCATGCCCGCCAGGGCATGATCAAAATCTTCTCTTGTCAGTCGTGTGCTGTACATGATTCGCGCAATATCCTCAGCGGTGACGAACTTTGCGTGGTATAGGCAGCATGATTTCAAGGACAAGAAAGCAGTCGATTCATGTCGCATCTAATAAATACTAGCGATACATCCTGAGACGTTACAAGAAGAATATTTCGAATGTCGCTATAGGTGACGGCGATACTGCCTTGTCGATGATGATCTCAATCCTGAGGTCTGAATCATGCAGAGAATCGTTCGCCTTAAATTCCGGGATTGCTGCTGAATGAAATCCCAGTCAATCATGTGAAGCTGATACTGCCCTCTGTAGTTTGTGGCCGTCAGTCAATACGCAGATCCTCCCCTGTACATGACCATTGTCAAATCCGACGATGTATCGATGTGCTCGATACGAGTGGGCAAAAATTATCGTTTGTGTTCAATTTATCAGGCCGATAAGAATGAAGCGGACGGACTTTCAGTGTCGCTGTAATAGTCGGCCGGCATCGCGACGTTGAAGGGCAGGGGTTATTGGCGAAAACGACGATACAAGGTATGGGGAATGATGATGGCGACGACCTCATATCCCATATAAACCATTACGCCTAACCAATAATAGATATTAACTTAATAGGTTGATTGGTTATTGTTAATAACACAGATAAATGCTTTACCTGAGTCGGCTGGACATAATGCGACGTCAACGTGAGGGTATGTGTCATGACGAAAAAGCTTCATGAAACACCAAATCTGGATCAGTTGGAAAGCGGCCCCTGGCCAAGTTTTGTAACCGGGTTCAAGCGGCTGGCCAACGATAAGCCCATGATGGCCGATCTGCTGGGTCAGCTTGAGCATTCGTATCAGAACGTAAAGGGGTACTGGAAGGGTGGGACCGTCACTGTCAGGGGGTATGGTGGCGGCATTATACCGCGCTTCTCCGAGGTGGCGGATAAGTTTCCGGCATCATCTGAGTTCCATACGCTGCGTGTCATGCCTCCACCGGGGATGCATTATGACACGGATATTCTGCGTAAATTCTGT
This sequence is a window from Thiohalobacter thiocyanaticus. Protein-coding genes within it:
- a CDS encoding CBS domain-containing protein, coding for MYSTRLTREDFDHALAGMGTYIDVTVDDLMEISNRAHIHASIREKESLLVERLMTSSLHTVRPETTLSTAAHAMVTMRISGLPVVDQTNKLIGIITEADLLRAIGVPSHHPTHNLWQTLEAMFTHHAEIQSPEGNVASLMTTDILTIRPEHTLHDALDIMKKNRIKRIIVINDAQEPVGMITRSDLVRVFFDKIRTSGDDYPTPSGN